From the genome of Populus trichocarpa isolate Nisqually-1 chromosome 15, P.trichocarpa_v4.1, whole genome shotgun sequence, one region includes:
- the LOC7456626 gene encoding bidirectional sugar transporter SWEET10, with protein sequence MALHLTWMLAFGLLGNLISCLVCLAPLPTFYQIYKKKTSEGFQSIPYVIALFSAMLWLFYAIFSEDAILLITINTFAFFMEFGYITVYLLYATKKDKILTFKLLLLFNSFGFGLICVLTLFLTQGQKRVQVLGWICMIFSLCVFVAPLFIVREVIKTKSVEFMPFSLSFFLTLSAVMWFFYGYLKKDQFVAVPNILGFLFGIIQMVLYVIYRNPMKILVVEPKLQELSHEHIVDIRKLGTAICSEINIVIPQLNDSGKVVFEDQIAKELTKQTQEITNATNKI encoded by the exons ATGGCTTTGCATTTGacatggatgttagctttcggTCTTTTAG GCAACCTCATCTCCTGTCTGGTCTGTCTTGCTCCTCT GCCaacattttatcaaatttacaaGAAGAAAACAAGCGAAGGGTTTCAATCTATTCCATATGTGATTGCACTATTCAGCGCAATGCTTTGGCTGTTCTATGCAATTTTTAGTGAGGATGCCATCCTTCTCATCACCATCAATACGTTTGCCTTTTTCATGGAGTTCGGCTATATTACTGTCTACCTTCTCTATGCCACCAAGAAGGACAAA ATTCTCACCTTCAAACTTCTCCTCCTGTTCAATAGTTTTGGGTTCGGTCTCATATGTGTACTAACTCTATTCCTGACACAAGGCCAAAAACGTGTCCAAGTTCTTGGATGGATATGCATGATATTTTCTCTTTGCGTGTTTGTTGCCCCTCTTTTCATTGTG AGAGAAGTTATAAAAACAAAGAGCGTGGAGTTCATGCCTTTTTCCTTGTCTTTCTTCCTCACTTTGAGTGCAGTCATGTGGTTCTTCTATGGTTATCTAAAGAAAGACCAGTTTGTTGCT GTTCCAAACATATTGGGGTTTTTATTTGGTATCATCCAGATGGTCCTATACGTAATCTATAGGAACCCCATGAAAATTTTGGTGGTGGAGCCTAAACTTCAGGAGTTATCTCATGAACACATTGTAGACATTAGAAAGTTGGGCACAGCAATCTGCTCTGAGATAAACATTGTGATACCACAGCTGAATGATAGCGGGAAAGTtgtatttgaagatcaaattgcCAAGGAACTAACCAAGCAAACTCAGGAAATCACGAATGCCACCAACAAGATTTAA
- the LOC7456623 gene encoding glutamate-1-semialdehyde 2,1-aminomutase 2, chloroplastic, protein MAALSYNIFIIILTRHRLRMASTITGVSVGLGLSCSTTRKLTQKRNPSSSRLSFCSIKMAVSVEEEKKKKSFTLEKSEEAFSAAKEMMPGGVNSPVRAFKSVGGQPIVFDSVKGSHMRDIDGNDYIDYVGSWGPAIIGHADDEVLAALSETMKKGTSFGAPCLLENVLAEMVIKAVPSIEMVRFVNSGTEACMGVLRLARAYTGREKIIKFEGCYHGHADPFLVKAGSGVATLGLPDSPGVPKAATYETLTAPYNDIAAVENLFENNKGEICGIILEPVVGNAGFIPPKPEFINAIRRITEENNALLIFDEVMTGFRLSYGGAQEYFGITPDLTTLGKIIGGGLPVGAYGGRREIMEMVAPAGPMYQAGTLSGNPLAMTAGIHTLKRLQKPGSYEYLDKITSELVQGIIDAGKKTGHAICGGYIRGMFGFFFTEGPVYNFADAKKSDTAKFARFYQGMLREGVYFAPSQFEAGFTSLAHTAEDIQKTIAAAENVLRQI, encoded by the exons ATGGCTGCTCTCTCTTACAATATCTTTATCATCATCTTGACCAGACACAGATTGAGAATGGCTTCTACAATCACAGGAGTTAGTGTTGGTTTAGGACTTTCATGTTCTACAACAAGAAAGCTGACTCAGAAAAGAAATCCTTCATCATCAAGGTTGTCTTTTTGCAGCATTAAAATGGCTGTCTCtgttgaagaagagaaaaagaagaagagtttCACTCTTGAAAAATCTGAAGAAGCTTTCAGCGCTGCTAAG gaaATGATGCCAGGAGGTGTGAATTCACCTGTACGTGCTTTTAAATCTGTTGGTGGACAACCTATTGTGTTTGATTCTGTCAAGGGTTCTCACATGAGGGACATTGATGGAAATGATTACATTGATTATGTTGGTTCTTGGGGGCCTGCTATAATTGGTCATGCAGATGATGAG GTACTTGCAGCCTTGTCTGAAACAATGAAGAAAGGGACCAGCTTTGGTGCCCCTTGTCTTCTAGAGAATGTTTTGGCAGAGATGGTGATCAAAGCAGTTCCAAGCATAGAAATGGTACGATTTGTTAACTCAGGCACAGAAGCATGCATGGGTGTGCTTCGCCTGGCCCGTGCCTACACTGGACGGGAGAAGATTATCAAGTTTGAGGGCTGTTACCATGGCCATGCTGATCCATTCCTTGTCAAAGCAGGTAGTGGTGTTGCAACCCTTGGGCTCCCAGACTCGCCTGGTGTCCCCAAAGCAGCAACCTATGAAACTCTAACAGCCCCCTATAATGACATTGCTGCTGTGGAAAATCTTTTTGAGAACAACAAAGGAGAGATTTGTGGAATAATCCTTGAACCTGTTGTGGGAAATGCTGGTTTCATCCCCCCGAAACCTGAATTTATTAATGCCATTCGCAGGATCACTGAAGAAAATAATGCTCTTCTAATATTTGATGAAGTTATGACTGGATTCCGTTTGTCATACGGTGGAGCTCAGGAGTATTTTGGCATAACTCCTGATTTAACAACACTAGGGAAGATCATTGGTGGTGGTCTGCCAGTTGGTGCATATGGTGGGAGAAGGGAGATTATGGAGATGGTTGCACCTGCAGGGCCAATGTACCAGGCCGGAACCTTGAGTGGGAATCCCTTGGCTATGACTGCAGGGATACACACACTGAAGCGGTTGCAGAAACCAGGAAGTTACGAATACTTGGATAAGATTACCAGTGAACTTGTTCAGGGCATTATTGATGCTGGCAAGAAAACTGGGCATGCAATTTGTGGAGGCTATATACGTGGAATGTTTGGGTTTTTCTTTACGGAAGGTCCTGTTTACAACTTTGCTGATGCAAAGAAAAGTGACACAGCAAAGTTCGCCAGATTTTACCAAGGAATGCTGAGGGAGGGTGTATACTTTGCACCGTCACAATTTGAAGCTGGGTTTACAAGCTTGGCACATACTGCTGAAGATATCCAAAAGACAATAGCAGCAGCCGAAAATGTTCTCCGGCAGATTTAA
- the LOC7454741 gene encoding RNA pseudouridine synthase 7 isoform X2 → MIIMLVLLNVDGYKLMEKWFLFRTLLNRRRRSAISCTDCRHEPPVMAWDVPILDKEDDVVTVWKPATVPVHPCGQYRKNTVVGVLQAEHGLAPLFPVHRLDRLVSGLLILARNATRADLFRQEIEAGKVQKQYVAKVIGVFPEDEQIVDVNVNYNAREGRSTVEVGNSCDGSPIKGKTACTKFTRIGTNGIHSIVLCKPITGRTHQIRVHLQYTGHPIANDILYLSENVTNRSSEGVNADRAAHSPNNCLVPENNSSDKYEDSTEEDFDIDPMCTNCPNLVPKGYDGHEEGLWLHCVQYSGSGWVYQCPYPDWAVPT, encoded by the exons ATGATTATTAT GTTAGTGCTGTTAAATGTGGACGGATACAAGTTGATGGAGAAATGGTTCCTGTTTCGTACATTGTTAAATCGTCGCAGAAGATCAGCCATTTCGTGCACAG ATTGTAGGCATGAACCGCCGGTGATGGCTTGGGATGTTCCCATTCTTGATAAAGAAGATGATGTCGTAACTGTTTGGAAGCCAGCAACTGTACCT GTGCATCCTTGTGGTCAGTATCGCAAGAATACTGTTGTTGGCGTTCTCCAGGCAGAACATGGGTTAGCTCCCTTGTTTC CGGTTCATCGGCTAGATCGGCTTGTTTCAGGACTCCTTATCTTGGCTAGAAATGCTACAAGGGCTGACCTTTTTAGGCAAGAG ATTGAAGCTGGCAAAGTACAGAAACAATATGTTGCAAAGGTCATTGGGGTATTTCCTGAGGATGAG CAAATTGttgatgttaatgttaattacaATGCTCGAGAAGGAAGGAGCACTGTAGAG GTGGGTAACTCTTGTGATGGTTCTCCCATCAAGGGAAAGACTGCCTGTACAAAGTTTACAAGGATTGGCACCAATGGCATTCACAGCATTGTTTTGTGTAAACCAATCACTGGCCGAACTCATCAA ATCCGTGTCCATTTGCAATACACAGGCCATCCTATAGCCAATGACATTCTTTATCTATCCGAAAATGTTACTAATCGATCTAGTGAAGGAGTGAATGCTGATAGAGCTGCTCACAGTCCAAACAATTGTCTTGTGCCTGAAAATAACAGTTCTGATAAGTATGAAGACAGTACCGAAGAAGATTTTGACATTGATCCTATGTGCACAAACTGTCCAAATTTGGTTCCAAAAGG ATATGATGGTCATGAAGAGGGTTTATGGCTGCATTGTGTGCAATATTCTGGGTCTGGATGGGTTTATCAATGTCCATATCCAGACTGGGCGGTTCCCACCTAG
- the LOC7456624 gene encoding membrane-anchored ubiquitin-fold protein 3 → MPEEDMVDIKFRLYDGSDIGPFRCSSSTSTVDMLKQRIVSDWPRGKTITPKVVNEIKLISSGKVLDNNKTVGQCRTPFGEVAGGVIIMHVVVQPSLAKTKTEKKIDNSPKQIACSCSIM, encoded by the exons ATGCCGGAGGAGGATATGGTTGATATAAAGTTCAGGCTTTACGACGGGTCAGATATCGGGCCCTTCCGGTGCTCATCATCAACATCTACTGTTGATATGCTCAAGCAGCGAATTGTTTCTGATTGGCCCagag gcAAAACTATCACTCCCAAGGTAGTGAATGAAATCAAGCTGATAAGCTCTGGTAAGGTTTTGGACAACAACAAGACTGTTGGACAATGCAGAACACCTTTTGGGGAAGTGGCCGGGGGAGTTATCATAATGCATGTTGTTGTACAGCCCTCTCTAGCAAAAACCAAAACAg AAAAGAAGATTGATAATTCACCGAAGCAAATTGCGTGCTCATGTTCCATAATGTGA
- the LOC7456625 gene encoding bidirectional sugar transporter SWEET10, protein MALHFTWVFGFGLLGNIISCLVCLAPLPTFYQICKKKTSQGFQSIPYVIALFSAMLWLFYASFSENAMLLITINSFAFFMEIGYIAVYLFYATKKDKILTFKLLLLFNIFGFGLICALSLLLTEGTKRVHVLGWICMVFALCVFVAPLGVVRKVIRTKSVEFMPFALSFFLTLSAVMWFFYGYLKKDKFVAIPNILGFIFGILQMVLYLIYRNPKKNEVAEPKTQELSEQYCSDINIAMPKLNEGGNEVFEAHSAKDQTKEAMDVTNKV, encoded by the exons ATGGCCTTGCATTTTACATGGGTGTTCGGTTTTGGTCTTTTAG GCAACATCATCTCCTGTTTGGTCTGCCTTGCTCCTTT gCCAACTTTTTATCAAATCTGCAAGAAGAAAACAAGCCAAGGGTTTCAATCTATCCCATATGTGATTGCACTATTCAGTGCAATGCTTTGGCTGTTCTATGCAAGTTTTAGTGAGAATGCCATGCTTCTTATCACCATTAATTCCTTCGCCTTTTTCATGGAAATCGGCTATATCGCTGTCTACCTTTTCTACGCCACCAAGAAGGACAAA ATTCTGACTTTCAAGCTTCTCCTGCTGTTCAATATTTTCGGGTTCGGTCTCATCTGTGCACTAAGTCTCTTACTAACAGAAGGCACTAAACGTGTCCATGTTCTAGGATGGATTTGCATGGTATTTGCTCTCTGTGTTTTTGTCGCACCTCTTGGCGTTGTG AGAAAAGTTATAAGAACAAAGAGCGTGGAATTCATGCCTTTTGCTTTGTCTTTCTTCCTCACTCTGAGTGCAGTGATGTGGTTCTTTTATGGTTATCTAAAGAAAGACAAGTTTGTTGCT ATTCCGAACATCTTGGGGTTCATTTTCGGTATCCTCCAGATGGTGCTTTATCTAATCTATAGGAACCCCAAGAAAAATGAGGTGGCGGAGCCAAAAACTCAAGAATTGTCTGAACAATATTGTTCCGATATAAACATTGCGATGCCAAAGCTGAATGAGGGTGGAAATGAAGTGTTTGAAGCTCATTCTGCAAAGGATCAAACCAAGGAAGCCATGGATGTCACcaacaaagtttaa
- the LOC7454741 gene encoding RNA pseudouridine synthase 7 isoform X1 has translation MKRKRGEKEEAAEKKMEIVWQTPANPPEKHDYIFRDGRRHVRPYHFEFISHVKNRWAGKTIVDLFAEEFKGRPYDYYVSAVKCGRIQVDGEMVPVSYIVKSSQKISHFVHRHEPPVMAWDVPILDKEDDVVTVWKPATVPVHPCGQYRKNTVVGVLQAEHGLAPLFPVHRLDRLVSGLLILARNATRADLFRQEIEAGKVQKQYVAKVIGVFPEDEQIVDVNVNYNAREGRSTVEVGNSCDGSPIKGKTACTKFTRIGTNGIHSIVLCKPITGRTHQIRVHLQYTGHPIANDILYLSENVTNRSSEGVNADRAAHSPNNCLVPENNSSDKYEDSTEEDFDIDPMCTNCPNLVPKGYDGHEEGLWLHCVQYSGSGWVYQCPYPDWAVPT, from the exons atgaagagaaagagaggagaaaaagaagaagcagctgAGAAGAAGATGGAAATTGTGTGGCAAACACCGGCTAATCCTCCTGAGAAACACGATTACATCTTTCGTGAcg GGAGGCGCCACGTTAGACCTTACCACTTCGAGTTTATCTCCCAT GTAAAAAACCGGTGGGCGGGGAAGACGATAGTGGATTTATTTGCGGAAGAATTCAAAGGCAGACCCTATGATTATTAT GTTAGTGCTGTTAAATGTGGACGGATACAAGTTGATGGAGAAATGGTTCCTGTTTCGTACATTGTTAAATCGTCGCAGAAGATCAGCCATTTCGTGCACAG GCATGAACCGCCGGTGATGGCTTGGGATGTTCCCATTCTTGATAAAGAAGATGATGTCGTAACTGTTTGGAAGCCAGCAACTGTACCT GTGCATCCTTGTGGTCAGTATCGCAAGAATACTGTTGTTGGCGTTCTCCAGGCAGAACATGGGTTAGCTCCCTTGTTTC CGGTTCATCGGCTAGATCGGCTTGTTTCAGGACTCCTTATCTTGGCTAGAAATGCTACAAGGGCTGACCTTTTTAGGCAAGAG ATTGAAGCTGGCAAAGTACAGAAACAATATGTTGCAAAGGTCATTGGGGTATTTCCTGAGGATGAG CAAATTGttgatgttaatgttaattacaATGCTCGAGAAGGAAGGAGCACTGTAGAG GTGGGTAACTCTTGTGATGGTTCTCCCATCAAGGGAAAGACTGCCTGTACAAAGTTTACAAGGATTGGCACCAATGGCATTCACAGCATTGTTTTGTGTAAACCAATCACTGGCCGAACTCATCAA ATCCGTGTCCATTTGCAATACACAGGCCATCCTATAGCCAATGACATTCTTTATCTATCCGAAAATGTTACTAATCGATCTAGTGAAGGAGTGAATGCTGATAGAGCTGCTCACAGTCCAAACAATTGTCTTGTGCCTGAAAATAACAGTTCTGATAAGTATGAAGACAGTACCGAAGAAGATTTTGACATTGATCCTATGTGCACAAACTGTCCAAATTTGGTTCCAAAAGG ATATGATGGTCATGAAGAGGGTTTATGGCTGCATTGTGTGCAATATTCTGGGTCTGGATGGGTTTATCAATGTCCATATCCAGACTGGGCGGTTCCCACCTAG